The following coding sequences are from one Nymphalis io chromosome 5, ilAglIoxx1.1, whole genome shotgun sequence window:
- the LOC126768356 gene encoding uncharacterized protein LOC126768356 gives MESIKHSIQDLTEHFNSRMAEFQKTLQSSIPASSPTTNIAAQFNTFRVFVLTALESLQKQVELLSKQYNQMEMRSRRKMLLLHGIPEEVKENVPTVVSRVLSDKLKLPELTMDKLSRCQRLGQSTRDKPRAILVKFHDASLRTKIWYSKTSLKNTGVTLSEFLTKERHELFMAARRKFGISKCWTKDGAVIVTGSDGKRHRIVTTAELNSIKCTQNDFPLATIPAAIPSTSSVDSIAKSTSSTQAIRSKRTVKK, from the coding sequence ATGGAGTCCATCAAGCACTCAATTCAAGACCTGACTGAACACTTCAACTCACGGATGGCTGAATTTCAAAAGACTCTTCAGAGTTCTATCCCAGCATCAAGTCCAACCACCAACATAGCGGCTCAGTTTAATACATTTAGAGTCTTTGTTTTAACTGCGTTGGAGAGCCTTCAGAAGCAAGTTGAACTCCTATCAAAGCAATACAACCAAATGGAGATGCGAAGTAGAAGGAAGATGCTCCTCTTGCATGGAATTCCTGAAGAAGTAAAGGAGAATGTACCAACTGTGGTGTCGAGGGTTTTATCAGATAAACTCAAGTTGCCCGAGCTTACCATGGATAAGCTCAGCCGATGCCAGCGATTGGGTCAATCCACGCGAGATAAGCCTCGAGCTATTCTTGTCAAATTTCATGACGCGTCGCTTCGTACTAAAATCTGGTACTCGAAAACATCTCTCAAAAATACGGGTGTGACTCTTTCGGAATTCCTTACTAAGGAGAGACATGAACTGTTTATGGCTGCGAGACGGAAGTTCGGAATATCTAAATGCTGGACGAAGGATGGTGCCGTTATTGTTACTGGGTCAGACGGTAAGCGCCATCGTATTGTCACAACAGCTGAACTTAATTCAATCAAATGCACACAGAATGATTTTCCTTTGGCTACTATTCCTGCTGCTATTCCCAGTACCAGTTCTGTCGACTCAATTGCTAAATCTACCAGTTCCACACAGGCTATTCGAAGCAAGAGAACTGTCAAAAAGTAA